The proteins below come from a single Tachysurus fulvidraco isolate hzauxx_2018 chromosome 26, HZAU_PFXX_2.0, whole genome shotgun sequence genomic window:
- the emc6 gene encoding ER membrane protein complex subunit 6, giving the protein MAAIAAKREGPQFISEVAVRGNAAVLEYCRTSVSALSGATAGILGLTGLYGFIFYFLASFLLSVLLILKAGRRWNKCFKSRRLLFTGGLVGGLFTYVLFWTFLYGMVHVY; this is encoded by the coding sequence ATGGCGGCGATCGCAGCTAAACGCGAGGGCCCACAGTTCATCAGCGAGGTGGCGGTGCGAGGGAATGCCGCAGTCCTAGAGTACTGCCGGACCTCAGTGTCTGCTTTGTCCGGGGCCACAGCTGGCATCCTGGGCCTCACAGGCTTGTACGGCTTCATCTTCTACTTCCTCGCATCCTTTTTGCTGTCCGTGCTGCTCATCCTCAAAGCTGGCCGACGGTGGAACAAGTGCTTTAAATCCAGACGTCTGCTCTTTACTGGAGGTCTCGTAGGCGGCTTGTTCACCTACGTGCTCTTCTGGACCTTCCTGTACGGGATGGTGCATGTGTACTGA